One window of Triplophysa rosa linkage group LG10, Trosa_1v2, whole genome shotgun sequence genomic DNA carries:
- the gnpnat1 gene encoding glucosamine 6-phosphate N-acetyltransferase, whose product MSPASTMFDDTPLFDPSLLHELDWSSNTVSFSPPISPSQPGEGLVLRPLCTADLDRGFYEVLSQLTVAGEVTEEQFKANFEHMKRTGDYYVIVVEDTNLGQIVATAMLIIEHKFIHSCAKRGRVEEVVVSDVCRGKQLGKLLVSTLTLLSKTLQCYKVTLECAPKNVEFYKKLGYTASDETYMQCRFFD is encoded by the exons ATGTCTCC AGCCTCTACAATGTTCGACGACACCCCGTTGTTTGATCCTTCTCTGCTTCATGAACTGGACTGGAGCAGCAACACTGTCTCCTTCTCACCCCCGATTTCCCCCTCTCAGCCTGGGGAGGGTCTGGTCCTCCGACCCCTGTGCACAGCTGACCTAGACAGAG GCTTCTACGAAGTCTTATCACAGCTCACAGTAGCCGGCGAGGTGACAGAAGAGCAGTTCAAAG CAAATTTTGAACATATGAAGAGAACTGGAGACTATTATGTCATTGTGGTGGAAGACACAAATCTTGGACAGATTGTTGCCACGGCAATGCTTATCATAGAACACAAGTTCATCCATTCTTGTGCAAAG AGAGGACGTGTTGAGGAAGTGGTTGTAAGTGATGTATGCAGAGGAAAACAGCTCGGAAAACT gtTGGTATCAACATTGACGCTCCTCAGCAAAACATTACAGTGCTACAAAGTAACACTGGAGTGTGCACCAAAAAATGTGGAATTCTATAAGAAGTTGGGGTACACTGCATCAGACGAGACTTACATGCAGTGCCGTTTTTTTGACTGA
- the styx gene encoding serine/threonine/tyrosine-interacting protein gives MDEGNKLQFPSLPVAKEEQLDWAYPMRREMQEILPGLFLGPYSAAMKSKLSVLEKQEITHIVCVRQDIEANFIKPNFPSKFRYLVLDIADNPVENIIRYFTMTKEFIDGCLKSGGKVLVHGNAGISRSAALVIAYLMETFGVKYRDAFNHVQERRFCINPNVGFVHQLQEYEAIYLAKLTIKMMSPIQLGRSYSIQAGMPGSLKRTLEEDEDFGSMQVTHAAQNG, from the exons ATGGACGAAGGGAATAAACTTCAATTCCCGTCCCTGCCAGTCGCCAAAGAAGAGCAGCTG GATTGGGCATATCCAATGAGAAGAGAGATGCAG GAAATCCTCCCAGGCTTGTTTCTTGGTCCCTATTCAGCTGCTATGAAGAGCAAG cTCTCAGTACTGGAGAAGCAGGAAATAactcacattgtgtgtgtacGACAAGACATTGAGGCCAACTTCATAAAGCCAAACTTTCCCTCTAAATTTAG gtACCTTGTTTTAGATATAGCAGATAACCCTGTGGAAAATATAATTAGATATTTCACAATG ACTAAAGAATTTATTGATGGATGTTTAAAATCAGGAG GGAAGGTACTTGTTCACGGAAATGCAGGGATATCAAGAAG tgCTGCCTTAGTTATTGCCTACCTTATGGAAACATTTggtgtaaaatacag AGATGCCTTTAATCATGTACAGGAGCGACGATTTTGCATTAATCCTAATGTGGGTTTTGTTCATCAGCTACAG GAATATGAAGCAATATATCTTGCCAAGTTAACCATCAAGATGATGTCACCCATTCAGTTGGGCAGATCTTACTCCATCCAAGCTGGGATGCCAG GAAGCCTAAAGCGAACACTAGAGGAGGACGAAGATTTCGGGAGTATGCAAGTTACACACGCAGCACAAAACGGATAG
- the ros1 gene encoding proto-oncogene tyrosine-protein kinase ROS yields the protein MTAQVDSHPPKRCLANVTESTYTVEQLEPFTCYKFRVWAVIAEEHMCSLESLWYQTEPFGLPSSPSIDSIESLSGESVDVHWSPPEKPAGPILGFNLNFTTNIHVISVATGGNVFFTTFFPTLHNTTYRISIAAVNREGQGSVAEAGITTPEQVEQDGGRWVFASRWNTLRRREKNADFFTTAECLSDTLIESNITGVAMHYSSNKVYFAEGTHIWVKGAENLTDHSDLKLLYSVDVKVTALTVDWLYQRIYYVSSGSVFYCGIDDCTFPVHVNLTLPSDPLDIIADPYNGFLFLLLPNGIFRAPLLGQQDEMSHIVNTSPKALYDLVVSFPNKRLIFHDRKDQTLKAVSLDGLHAVTLYTSIKFEATSIAYEDDFFMFSDGRALYKQVGQGQVAIFNEFPMDCDDFSSQYEGFGNICYFSPLAQPYPVPQRPRNLQILFGSDKANVYWDKPEIMIGASSSAWQNWTYFVNCSLNGLLVTSFSGVTSTHVTVSDLESSHRYCVSVRACSPGGCSRSVSFEGSTLHAVDEAPYIVVADGRGIWKQDLDSNDFLEPLVSNIKDVKDIDSYNGTIYWTNSSGHINWVELGDQSLSGNVITIPLSMKAESVAFDWLGQYLYWSCNSNQADDKILSLVIDSLNAAIYWTTKTSVEGCRLDGEGYQLLDKMSVFSGREVAGITLNVMESSLYWLVKDGTMVNLYRANFRGDRMQKSKGVEYVQWTTSQIFNHHVGYYSGRLLWLDENKQLRIQEMNQTTSVRMSSTNTLTAFSIVQEMLKPLPDGFLSPPVVIPPAVPKTSVRVEGNHAFFQILWDASNIDFGNVFYCVVSKETSQNAEQLQNNYPTRYCPPGNSVFKPVINVTRFKPDTEFNITITPFSYWGKGVSTSMILFTPGMDTPKHTNITLVIVITAICVCVALIGILAAVIWQRRHKKRDHGTFVQTGVHLHTDEELEYIRGLVGLGNACYAVSAIPAQREIESLPVFPRDCLKLQRLLGSGAFGEVYEGITTGCQITEIGSEERVAVKTLHTGASEYEKAEFLKEVSLMSQFNHSNILRLLGVCLLNEPHYLILELMEGGDLLSYLRGARPTNNRRELLNLTSLLDIGLDAAKGCAYLERMRFVHRDIAARNCLVSVKSYTDPNRIIKIGDFGLARDVYKNDYYRKRGEGLLPVRWMSPESLTDGIFNKFSDVWAFGVLLWEIMTLGKQPYPTYTNHEVLSYISHGGQLPSPTGCAQRLYNLMMDCWKKEPTERPSFQQLQETLNKLRDYEADKETSQNMTPGHVNQAYQEDDLSEEVCTGVDEDEDMETGLSPVLSNDRLNYLMYKAESPDSVQTDTTTESEDR from the exons ATGACGGCTCAGGTGGACTCTCATCCTCCTAAAAGATGCTTGGCT AATGTTACAGAATCTACATACACTGTTGAACAGCTGGAACCTTTCACCTGTTATAAGTTCAGGGTCTGGGCCGTGATAGCAGAAGAACACATGTGCTCTTTAGAAAGCCTTTGGTATCAAACAGAACCGTTCGGGC TGCCATCCAGTCCTTCCATTGACAGTATTGAGAGCCTGTCTGGAGAGAGTGTGGACGTCCACTGGTCTCCACCTGAGAAACCAGCAGGACCCATCTTAGGCTTTAACCTCAACTTTACCACCAACATACATGTCATCAGTGTAGCAACCGGAGGAAATGTTTTCTTCACCACATTCTTCCCAACACTCCACAACACTACATACAG GATCTCTATAGCCGCTGTTAACAGGGAAGGTCAAGGTTCTGTAGCTGAAGCCGGTATAACAACACCGGAACAAGTTG AGCAGGATGGAGGCCGCTGGGTGTTTGCATCCAGATGGAACACACTGAGGAGAAGAGAAAAGAATGCTGATTTCTTCACTACAGCGGAATGTCTGTCTGACACTCTTATAGAAAGCAACATCACAG GAGTGGCCATGCACTACAGTTCAAACAAGGTCTATTTTGCTGAAGGGACACATATTTGGGTTAAAGGAGCAGAAAATCTCACCGACCACTCGGATCTTAAGCTTCTTTACTCTGTTGATGTGAAGGTCACAGCACTGACAGTCGACTGGCTTTATCAGAGGATTTACTATGTCTCCAGCGGTAGT GTCTTTTATTGTGGAATAGATGACTGTACTTTTCCAGTCCATGTAAATCTCACCCTACCCAGTGACCCTTTGGACATTATTGCAGATCCATATAATGG ATTTTTGTTCTTGCTGCTGCCCAACGGCATATTCCGCGCCCCTCTTCTTGGTCAACAAGACGAGATGAGTCATATTGTGAACACATCACCAAAAGCTCTGTATGACTTGGTGGTCAGTTTCCCGAATAAGAGGCTTATTTTTCATGACAGAAAAGATCAGACTCTCAAAGCTGTATCTCTGGATGGGTTACATGCGGTTACACTGTACACAAGCATTAAGTTTGAAGCAACCAGCATTGCTTATGAGGATGATTTCTTTATGTTCTCCGATGGCCGTGCACTTTATAAACAGGTTGGCCAGGGTCAGGTGGCCATCTTTAATGAATTCCCTATGGACTGTGATGACTTTAGTAGTCAGTATGAAGGATTTGgaaatatttgctattttagtCCATTGGCACAACCATATCCGGTGCCACAAAGACCGAGAAATCTACAAATCCTGTTTGGATCAGATAAGGCCAATGTGTACTGGGATAAACCGGAAATAATGATCGGAGCAA GTTCATCCGCCTGGCAAAATTGGACTTATTTTGTAAACTGCTCATTGAATGGGCTGCTGGTGACAAGCTTCAGTGGAGTAACTAGCACACATGTAACAGTATCAGATCTGGAGAGCTCGCATCGGTACTGTGTATCTGTCAGAGCTTGTTCTCCTGGTGGATGTTCGAGATCAGTCTCTTTTGAAGGATCAACTCTTCACGCTG TGGATGAAGCACCATATATAGTTGTTGCTGACGGTCGTGGCATCTGGAAGCAGGATTTGGATAGCAATGACTTTCTGGAGCCACTGGTGTCTAACATCAAAGATGTGAAAG ACATTGACTCGTATAATGGAACAATCTACTGGACCAACAGTTCAGGTCACATCAACTGGGTTGAACTGGGTGACCAGTCTCTAAGCGGCAATGTCATCACAATTCCACTATCCATGAAAGCTGAATCTGTGGCGTTTGACTGGCTGGGTCAGTATCTGTACTGGAGTTGCAACTCAAACCAA GCAGATGATAAGATTCTCAGTTTGGTCATTGATTCATTGAATGCTGCCATCTACTGGACCACTAAAACATCTGTGGAGGGTTGTAGACTGGATGGAGAAGGATACCAACTTCTGGATAAAATGAGTGTGTTCTCTGGGAGAGAG GTTGCTGGAATTACTTTGAATGTGATGGAGAGTAGTCTATATTGGTTGGTGAAAGATGGTACCATGGTAAATCTGTACAGAGCAAATTTTAGAGGAGACAG GATGCAAAAGTCTAAAGGGGTAGAATATGTCCAATGGACCACGTCTCAAATCTTCAATCATCATGTGGGATACTACAGCGGGCGACTTCTGTGGTTggatgaaaacaaacagttaagGATTCAGGAGATGAACCAGACAACCAGTGTCCGCATGTCTTCTACTAACACACTGACAGCTTTTTCTATAGTACAGGAGATGCTCAAACCTCTACCAG ATGGGTTCTTATCTCCTCCTGTTGTCATTCCACCTGCCGTTCCTAAAACCTCAGTTCGTGTTGAAGGGAATCACGCATTTTTCCAGATTCTCTGGGATGCCAGTAATATTGACTTTgggaatgtgttttattgtgtggtCTCTAAGGAAACGTCGCAAAATGCTGAACAACttcaaaat AACTATCCAACCAGATATTGTCCGCCTGGAAATTCAGTTTTTAAACCAGTCATAAATGTGACAAGATTCAAGCCGGACACTGAATTTAACATCACCATAACCCCCTTTTCATACTGGGGTAAAGGAGTATCGACAAGCATGATTCTGTTTACTCCAGGAATGG ACACtccaaaacatacaaacatcaCGTTGGTTATCGTGATCACAgcgatttgtgtttgtgttgcacTTATTGGCATCCTGGCTGCAGTCA TTTGGCAAAGACGTCATAAGAAGAGAGATCATGGGACATTTGTACAAACAGGTGTGCATCTCCACACCGATGAGGAGTTGGAGTATATCCGGGGTTTGGTTGGTCTTGGCAACGCATGCTATGCTGTCAG TGCCATACCTGCCCAAAGAGAGATAGAGTCCCTTCCTGTATTTCCCCGGGACTGTCTGAAACTCCAAAGGCTGTTGGGCAGTGGAGCGTTTGGAGAGGTTTATGAAGGGATCACAACTGGCTGCCAAATCACAGAAATAGGGTCAGAGGAAAGAGTGGCTGTTAAG ACACTGCACACCGGTGCCAGTGAATATGAGAAAGCTGAATTCTTGAAAGAGGTTTCCCTGATGAG CCAGTTCAATCATTCTAACATCCTGCGTTTGCTTGGAGTTTGTCTGCTGAACGAACCACATTATCTCATCCTGGAGCTGATGGAGGGAGGTGACCTCCTTTCATACCTGAGAGGAGCTCGTCCAACAAAT AACCGCAGAGAGTTATTAAATCTGACCAGTCTTCTGGACATCGGTTTGGATGCTGCTAAAGGGTGTGCTTATTTAGAAAGGATGCGTTTTGTTCATAG AGATATTGCTGCAagaaactgtttggtttcagtAAAAAGCTACACGGACCCAAATAGAATCATTAAAATAGGAGACTTCGGATTGGCCCGCGACGTGTATAAGAATGACTACTACAGGAAGAGAGGTGAAGGTCTGCTTCCCGTTCGCTGGATGTCACCAGAAAGCTTAACCGATGGAATTTTCAATAAATTCTCAGATGTCTG GGCGTTTGGTGTGCTCCTATGGGAGATTATGACATTAGGAAAGCAACCATATCCAACATACACCAACCATGAAGTCTTAAGTTATATCAGCCACGGTGGACAACTGCCTTCACCAACAGGGTGTGCTCAGAGATT gTATAATCTGATGATGGACTGTTGGAAAAAAGAGCCAACTGAGAGGCCAAGCTTTCAGCAGCTACAGGAAACCCTGAATAAATTGCGGGATTATGAAGCTGATAAAGAAACAAGCCAAAATATGACGCCGGGTCATGTAAACCAAGCCTATCAGGAGGATG ATTTGTCAGAGGAGGTCTGCACAGGGGTGGATGAAGATGAAGATATGGAAACTGGACTTTCTCCAGTGCTCAGCAATGACAGACTAAATTACTTGATGTATAAAGCTGAGAGTCCAGACAGTGTCCAAACAGACACGACTACAGAGTCAGAGGATCGATAA
- the socs4 gene encoding suppressor of cytokine signaling 4, with product MSDKKPKNPDARPKNLRSWSADSYIRSIKKRSRGSRHETVPRGDEGEGMDDQSTRSASCPRRRRERKCSCTIPGEPDSDSPCRKGLSRRSLRQKFQDAVGQCLPLRSHHHHHHHQSGSSRPFSVLLWSKRKIHVSELMEDKCPFSPKSELAQCWHLIKKHGTKPSPLNIAAEPKGPMLTSSPPTLISWDEVSSNGASSLDDWDPSFFNGDGQCCSHTDYILVPDLLQINNSSCYWGVLDRFEAEQLLEGQPEGTFLLRDSAQDEYLFSVSFRRYSRSLHARIEQNGKRFSFDGRDPCMYRDSSVTGLLKHYSDPSTCLFFEPLLSRPLPRNFPFSLQHMCRAVICSCTTYPGIDVLPLPQSLRHFLRQYHYRCNGACAI from the coding sequence ATGTCAGACAAGAAGCCCAAAAACCCAGACGCACGTCCCAAGAATCTTCGGAGCTGGAGTGCCGATAGTTACATCCGCAGCATTAAAAAACGCTCCCGCGGGTCCCGCCACGAGACAGTGCCCAGAGGAGATGAGGGGGAGGGAATGGATGACCAGAGCACGCGCTCCGCCTCGTGTCCCCGGAGACGCAGGGAAAGAAAGTGCAGCTGCACGATCCCAGGAGAACCTGATTCAGACTCTCCTTGCAGAAAAGGCCTGTCCCGTCGATCCCTGAGACAAAAGTTTCAGGACGCCGTTGGTCAGTGTCTTCCTCTTCGCAGTCAtcaccaccatcatcatcaccagTCTGGTTCTTCACGTCCGTTCTCTGTCCTTCTATGGTCCAAACGAAAGATTCACGTTTCTGAGCTCATGGAGGATAAGTGTCCCTTCTCCCCAAAGTCTGAACTAGCTCAGTGTTGGCATCTCATCAAGAAGCACGGCACCAAACCTTCGCCTTTAAACATCGCAGCGGAACCCAAAGGGCCCATGTTGACTTCCTCCCCTCCGACGCTCATTTCCTGGGACGAGGTCAGCTCCAATGGAGCTTCCAGCTTGGACGACTGGGATCCATCTTTTTTTAATGGGGACGGCCAGTGTTGTTCTCACACTGACTACATTTTGGTACCTGATCTTCTTCAGATCAACAACAGCTCTTGTTACTGGGGCGTCCTGGACCGTTTCGAAGCCGAGCAACTTTTGGAGGGGCAACCTGAGGGCACTTTTCTGCTCCGAGACTCTGCCCAGGACGAATACCTCTTCTCGGTTAGCTTCAGACGCTACAGTCGCTCCCTCCACGCTCGGATAGAGCAAAATGGGAAGCGTTTTAGCTTTGATGGCCGCGACCCGTGCATGTACAGAGACTCCAGTGTCACGGGCCTGCTGAAGCATTACAGCGACCCCTCCACCTGCCTGTTTTTTGAGCCTCTTCTCTCTCGCCCTTTGCCTAGGAATTTCCCCTTTTCTCTACAGCACATGTGCAGGGCGGTTATCTGTAGCTGTACAACATATCCGGGCATTGATGTCCTGCCTTTACCCCAAAGTTTGAGGCACTTCCTAAGGCAGTATCACTATAGGTGCAATGGAGCCTGTGCTAtttga